Proteins encoded by one window of Toxotes jaculatrix isolate fToxJac2 chromosome 22, fToxJac2.pri, whole genome shotgun sequence:
- the ccdc3a gene encoding coiled-coil domain-containing protein 3a, which produces MLSAALLLTALCVFAHPDAFTHGCQLPSEWRPLSEGCRAELAEIIVYARVLAIHREPLGGGAGSLYNSLPFGFGYGYEGAEEGLLYSAEVELLCDQAWGSMLEVPTGSRLNLTGLGYLSCQSHTVMENYSYFFFLRMNENYNILPHGVNFQDAIFPDTTENRRVFSSLFQFSNCTQGSQPFHSFTPEWDTQEDSRLLCSSVQAALFEEEERSRTLQDRLAAAERRNRQLKERVRKVKRSLRNARKATRKAEQEVQELQEKLKAAEWREGHHLNAITQEEPPPGRYASTAMRQQMQL; this is translated from the exons ATGCTTTCCGCGGCTCTCCTTCTAACAGCGCTCTGCGTTTTTGCGCATCCGGACGCTTTTACGCACGGGTGCCAGCTCCCCTCCGAGTGGCGGCCGCTGAGCGAGGGCTGCCGGGCGGAGCTGGCGGAAATCATCGTGTACGCCCGGGTCCTGGCGATCCACAGGGAGCCTCTGGGCGGCGGGGCGGGCAGCCTGTACAACTCGCTGCCCTTCGGGTTCGGGTATGGGTACGAGGGCGCGGAGGAAGGGCTGCTGTACTCGgcagaggtggagctgctgtgcGACCAGGCCTGGGGCAGCATGCTGGAGGTACCCACTGGATCCAGGCTGAACCTGACCGGGTTAGGGTACCTGTCTTGCCAGTCCCACACCGTGATGGAGAACTACTCCTACTTTTTCTTCCTCAG GATGAATGAGAACTACAACATCCTCCCCCATGGCGTCAACTTCCAGGACGCCATCTTTCCCGACACGACTGAGAACAGGCGCGTGTTCTCCAGCCTCTTCCAGTTCTCCAACTGCACCCAGGGGAGCCAGCCATTCCACTCCTTCACCCCTGAGTGGGACACACAGGAGGACAGCAGG CTGCTGTGTTCCTCAGTGCAGGCGGCCCTGTTTGAAGAGGAGGAGCGAAGCCGCACGCTGCAGGATCGCCTGGccgcagcagagaggaggaaccgGCAGCTGAAGGAGCGCGTTCGCAAGGTGAAGCGTTCCCTGAGGAACGCACGCAAGGCCACGCGCAAGGCTGAGCAGGAGGTGCAGGAGCTGCAAGAGAAGCTGAAGGCCGCAGAGTGGAGAGAGGGGCACCACCTCAATGCCATAACGCAGGAGGAGCCTCCACCTGGGCGTTATGCAAGCACAGCAATGCGCCAACAAATGCAACTCTAA